AAGTATGTTCGTCTCAACGCTCTTGTTACGCTGCAGCGATGGAGTCCGGTGAAGCTTGCACCTAAATGACCCCGGGTGAGTGGTCGGTGAGCAAATGCAGT
This is a stretch of genomic DNA from Camelina sativa cultivar DH55 unplaced genomic scaffold, Cs unpScaffold34909, whole genome shotgun sequence. It encodes these proteins:
- the LOC109132169 gene encoding uncharacterized protein LOC109132169; amino-acid sequence: MNDKGIMETKASIGEMGLGGLSRQTSITKTNCICSPTTHPGSFRCKLHRTPSLQRNKSVETN